From the genome of Rhododendron vialii isolate Sample 1 chromosome 10a, ASM3025357v1:
TAGGGAAATTTAACCTTGATATGTTTCGTGAACTGTTGGTGCATGCCGTAGTTAGACATGACTTGCCACTTAGTTTTGTCGAGTATGAGGGTGTTAGGAATATTTTTACCTACTAACACCCAGAAGCCCACTCAATTTCAAGGAGGACTATTAGGACTGCCATCCTTTCTCTGCATGAGAAAGAGTATCGAACTCTAGGTCGCAATTTGCGTACTTTGCCTGGTAGAGTTTGTTTGACGTCTGATTTATGGACATCTATTGCCACGGATGGTTATATGAGTCTTACTGCCCACTTTATTGATGCGAATTGGGTGTTGCACAAGAAACTTCTAAATTTCTCGTACATGCCTACACCACATAGTTGCGTTGCATTGAAAGAGAAGGAGTATGATTTGTTGGGTAAATGGGGCATCGAGAACAAGTTGTTCTCTTTTACTTTGGATaatgtgataagcacccgacaatgccattaagggtgcgctaagtccttagtttagtttaattatgTCATTAAAttagttgttttcttttatatttgcacgtaaggtgtttttAAGATATTTCGGGAAAACTCGTGCAAATAAGCTGTTGTTAACGCTATGGATGACCCTTGAGGGTAGTCGAGCCCCAAATGCTAAAGTCAGAAAGACCCGGAGAGGACCCGACGGCACGAAAGGCCAAGGCGTGGACCAAAAGTTCAGAGCTTGAGATAAgcagctcggtaccgataccataCTATTTcttctatcggtaccgagcccCCTCCAGCGACAGCAGATAAGCCgttcggtattgataccactTAATTCCTTCTATCGGTACCGAAGCTCTTAGCACAGCAACGTAAGGCCTttgctatcggtaccgagggaCTTAGAGCagattttcagagcatctcttAAGAATATTCCGTGCGCGACCGTTGGAGTATAAAAGCCtgtgatgtcattgtacaaaGAAGTAGATTTAGATTTTGCTTacataattttagatctagatctagatttgttattgttcttgagtgttcttcattttcagctttgaatattttaatttcttcctttatttgttagtttttgatattgtcgctttaattaaagttgttgctTTACTTccgatctatcataatctctaattttcttctagttttgttatttcattatgttaagtagaattttgcttgctcctatctcaatagatatgggtgagtagttttccaaggttaggtcatggggtgattaacacctcatggctcaagtagaattgcgtttttcaccataaagtttaaacctttggttttgatcattgatgtggggttcgggtttatttgtcaaatcgttaaggtgttaatctccttgatcatgtgtaggtaggagcatcgcctacctaccacacatgatacttggagctctgacgcacgaggcatttgctaaataaattctagagctagcttggtgttcgaaccattctatttttccgattcggaaatcttaattgtgtatcctgaattgcGTATTTGGGTAAGAAATGCAGTTTTAACTTGAGTTatgagtgttagtaatttctagacctaacctgtcttttattttagtttattagttttcaatttagccccttttaattttcactacgcacgtaaaaccaagttggttatttaaaagccaaaagcccttgcttgcatctatAAATCCAGTAAAGCTGTATTAatttttcccttgggtacgatcccggtcttccgaattattatgcttcaactgacgtattaggccctacgcttggggcgttatctcttatatcAGAGCGAACGAAGCATAATGCTTCTGCAAATGATGTGTTTGTTGACTTGCTTAAGAATCATCTTAATTTGAATAGTGCACTTGTGGACAAGGGTAGCTGTTTTCATATCCGTTGTTGTGCtcatattcttaacttggtagtTCAAATGGGGCTGAAAGAAATAGATGTTGTTGTTGACAAGATTAGGGAGTGTGTCAAATACATGAAAGGATCtcaagcaagaaaacaaaaattattggAGTGTGTTGCGCAATATTCTCTAGATTCCAAAAGAGGTTTGAGGCAGGATGTTCCAACTAGATGGAACTCAACATATCTCATGCTCGCAAGTGCCATTTACTATCGGCGTGCATTTTTCCAGTTGTAACTTAGTGACTCGAATTTTAAGCATTATCCTTCTCAAGAGGAATGGGGTAGAGCGGAAAAGATTTTCCAGTTCTTGAAAGTTTTCTATGATGCTACTTGCATTTTCTCGGGTTCGAAATATCCTACATCAAATTTGTATTTTCCAAAGGTTTGTGCAATTCAATTTCTCCTAAATAAGAAGATGAACAGTACTGATCCTTTCATGAGAAGGATGGCTAGTCAAATGATGGTGAAGTTTGACAAGTATTGGTCGGAGCATTCTATGATCTTGGCAATTGCGGTTATATTTGATCATCGTTTTTAAGTTTCAGTTGGTGGAGTATTCTTATGGAAAGCTTTATGGTGAGTCATCCAGTGAGATATTCACACAATGTACACGAATCCGGAAAAAGCTTTTTGGTCTCTTTAACGAGTACCAATCTAAAGCCTCTTACAAACCTGAAGTTGTTCAAGGAAATCTTGTTCAAGAAAACCAGGGCGAATTCATTGAGGtaacaacattttttttgacataGTGTTCATGTAAATTAACTTGGTATTTTGAGttatcttctaatttttttatattttattgttTATAGGATTTTGATGCATTTGAGAGCCATTCATTTGTTTATAGTGCACAAAAAAATCAGCTAGAATTGTATTTGGATGAGCCTAGGCTTCCAAGAAATGAAAATATTGATGTACTTGAATATTGGAGAGCCCACAATTATAGGTATCTGGAACTTGCATCTATGGCTCGCGATGTGTTGAGTATTCCTATTTCTACTGTTGCTTCTGAATTTGCATTTAGTGTTGGTGGTCGAGTTCGTGACAAATATCGGAGTTCTTTAAAGCCTAAAATTGTTGAGGCTTTGATGTGCTCTAGGGATTGGTTGTTTGGAGGGGAAGGTAAATATATTGTCATCCTTTGTTATGCCTTTTTTAGATAATAAACTTGAGACTAACATGACTTATTGTTGTCATTTAGAAATTGACAACATGAAGTTGGATGATGTCATTGAAGACATAATGAACTTGAATCTAGACAACGATTAGTCCGAATCAGTGGGATGTTCTAGTTCCGTGATCAATGTTGAACCTTGATTAAAAGTAAGTATTATCTGCTACTTTGATGGTGattgtttttaactttttatggCATGGCTCCTAAATTGTGCAGCAATGACTAGTCTAGTGTAGTGATAACTAGTCCTGTGAAGTCAGTTGTTGGAAATTAAAATTTAGAACTGATTTGAAGTTTGGAACCACTCTCTTCtagtaaagaaaaagagtatCAATCCATTCCACTGGGTTAATTTGTTGGAATTTGGCATGGAGCGATGCCTATTCTGAGAATAAGAGGAAGGACAAGTTCATTTATCACAGAGAGTGAGGGAGGGGGGAGTTTGTATCAAGAATTGATGTTAACTGTTAAGTTCCTATAATTATGAATCAACTCAACTCAATGGAGAGTGCTGGGCCATCATAGGATTGTTATTATTTATTAAGTTGATTGTCAGTCTGAAAATCTCAATATGCTTTGGTACTCTTTCCTATAATTAGTTGACGTAttctttgtttgtattttgtctCACACTCTGCTTCAATTACAGTCTTGCAGGGATATGGTAAGGCTCTGTGGTTGATGCAAGGACAAATGGGGAGTGTGGTTTTGTGAAGAAGTCTGATCTGGAAATGGAACCAAATAATGAATGGTTCCAGTGAGAACTTATTTTGTATTTGAATGTTTAACTGTTTAAGTCAGACTTATTTAGTATTAGAACTTATCTTTGTAAGACTCTAAGTGGTGGTGGACCTGGTGATTGGAACTTATGTTTGCAAGACTCTAAGTGGTGGTAGACCTAGTGGTTCATTTGATTTTTCTAGATTGGATGTTGGAACTTAAGTTTTAATTTTTAGGGGAAATTACAATTAGCCCCCTCCAATTATACCTCGGTAACGAGTTGCCCCCTTCGTCGTTTAActcggacacttaacccccttcatcgTTTATCGCGTGACACTTAACCACCATCCGTTAATGAGCCGTTAGTCAAGAATACATACAACGGTAcactctctctcgctctctctctgcCCCTCCCaacaatactctctctctctcttttttctatgaaatctctctttctctctgccCCTCCCAACGGtactctctccccctctctctctctctttctctgaaatctctctctctctctctctctctctctctctctctctctctctctctctctctctctctctctctttgtgatgGAAGGTAGCACTGGGTCTCATTGTATATGTGGTTGCAGACAAAATTCGGTTGTGGATTTTTCGTCTGGGTCGACCGACCAAAATCCGAGTGCACACAGTCCAACATAGAGAGCACCCAGAATTTACAGATCCGCAAGTCAGAATTGCGGAGAAAGGTTGATAAATCAAAAAGTAGAGTGGAAGTGTTGGAAGCAATGAAAGAACAAATGCATAAAGAAgttcaacaaatgaaaaaaaaattgggcaaaTGCAGAAGGAAGTCCTATGTTTGAAGAAGGAACCGTGGTAGAAGAAAATATGTTTCCTtttgattgttctctttttttaatctcaCGTGTACAAAAAAATGGAGACTGAAAAGTACCCTGCTTTGGCTAGTTACAATATGAATGAGTATTGGTTGATTAATGTAGTGCATTCCAATAAAGATTACAACCCAGAAACAAAGTACTAGAAATGGTAGTTATTACCCAAAAAGACAACCTACTTTTTTTAATTGTCCTGTGCATCGAACGGACATAACGCTAGAACGAGTTAGTTTTGCCATTAAGGCATCATCTTATTCAGGGCTGAAAAGAGGATAAATTGGTAATTTCAACAATTCCGTTAACGGCATCTTCCATTTTGCTCGAGATAAAAGATGAAGAGGGTTAAGTGTCCGAGTTAAACAATGAAGAGGGCAACTCGTTACCGAGTTATAGTTGGAGGGGGCTTAATGTAATTTCCCCTAATTTTTAAGACTCTGAAATGTGAATGCAGGAAGTATTTTATTTGCAGAAAGTGTTTAAACGTGTTCAAACCGTGTCGTGTTACGGGTTGACACGACTATCTAATAAACGGGTTACACAGGTCGTGTTCGGGTTGACCTGTTTGTTAACAGGTTGTGTTCGTGTCTGGAAACTTGACACGATTAGTAAACCGGTCGTGTTCGTGTTGGGTTGTTGGTGACACGAACCCAgctgacacgacacgaacccgacccgacccgttaCCCAGCTCTAGGCAAAatataatttacccaaaaaaaaagtgtagatTCATGAATAGTCGTGCAGCTAAAAAACGGCCACACAcactttattttcctttcccatCTGACTATGTTCACAAACGTATCCTTTGTCTTTGATTGGCTGGCCAACTTTTCTTCCTCGTTTCGTCGTTGCTTTCCCATCTACTCACTCCTACgacctttttggtttttctctagtcccaagtcttttcctcgcTGCCTGAAAAATTACCCTGCAATTCTTGCTTTCTCAGCCTCATCAGTAGCATTCAAATCgagttttccatttttctttcgtTTCCAAACAAATCCCTTGCCAATTCCCACCAATTCATTTCCTTCCCCGTCTCTTCCTTCTCTCCCCAATGGGTATTGGGAAGAAGAAGCATCTGTTTTTGTCTGCCGTTTTGGTGCTTTTCAGTGTTGCCAGAGCTTGCTCCAATGGACAGtgcaaggtctctctctctctctctctctgttgtggTTTTTCTTTGGTGGGTATTTGTTAAGACTTGAATTCTGATTGTTTCATTGGAATGATTTTATTGCTAGCTACTTGATGGGTGCACAACGAATGCGGATTGCGGAACAGGGCTGTACTGCTTCTCATGTGCTCTGGGGTTTACGGGGTCTAGGTGCGTAAGATCCGCCTTCACTGATCAATTCAAGCTCGTGGTATGTCTCACTCCACATCTCCTACTACATAGTTAAGGTGTCCAGGCACACATAATCgtcgggaaaagaaaaaaaaaaaagcatttacATATACTACAGGCATTCTGGTTCCCTACTTAGGTTTCGCAATAACATGAATTTTAATAGAGTTATAATCGTAATCAAATACGCATACTTCCTAAAGTCTAAAGTTTAAAATTTCTCACGCCTATAAATTTCTTCGAGACCAGTCCATACGGGCTCTGTCTCGACTTTAAATATGAGGCGGGATTGATCCCTCaatattagagcatccacactGCATTTCAAAAAAGACCAATCTTAGCAACAACTAGACCATACCCATTCTAGCAATTGCTTTCTGTCATTTCAGCAATTTTGTTGCCCATCATCTTAGACAATTAATAACATCTGATGCATATACAAAGGAAAATGCAACTCCTTCCAGAATTCAGTCCGAAAGTGATGGCGTGGTAGCTCCTGAGTGACAACTATTCGAGTGGACCCTAATCCCTATTAGTTGTCATTCAGGAGTTGCCACATTCATCACTTTTACGTCAAAGTGGGTCTCTATAGCATTACTCATTCGAGAAATAACGCAATCTAAAACTCTTAGTTTGGTGTCTTTGTTGCTCAAACATCGAGGAAGTCTGACTGTTTTATCCTTTTTTCTTGTGGGCAATAGAATGATTCACTTCCATTCAACAAGTATGCGTTTTTGACAACCCACAATGCTTATGCTATCGACGGGGAGCCATCTCACACCGGAGTCCCGAGACTTACCGTTACAAATCAAGAAGACAGTATCACTCAACAGCTAAATGTAAGATCATCCCCCAAATCTTCTTCATGATCCTGAAccactttttcatttttcacagAAAACTTGTTTGTCCCCTAATTTGAGTAATTTCTATTGGCATTGCCCATCTCTAGAACGGGGCTCGCGCCTTGATGCTTGACACCTACGATTTCGATGGTGATGTATGGTTGTGCCATTCTTTTGGTGGTAAATGCCATGATTATACTGCATTTGTAAGTTTTCTTGTTTTCCCTGTTTTTAGTTTCCTCAATGATATTAGGATATTACCATTGGAAACACAATTTTGGTTTAACCGAAATTGCAAATTTGTAGGAACCAGCTATAGACACTTTGAGGGAAATTGAGGCCTTCTTATCGGCAAACCCATCTGAAATAATCACAATAATCCTAGAGGACTATGTTCATGCCCCAAATGGATTGACCAAAGTCTTCACCGATGCGGGTTTGATGAAATATTGGTTTCCAGTTGCAAGCATGCCACAAAATGGCCAAGATTGGCCTCTAGTTAGCGACATGGTCGCGAAAAACCAGAGGCTTCTCGTGTTCACTTCTATTAAATCTAAGCAAGCAAGTGAAGGAATCGCCTATCAATGGAACTTTATGGTTGAAAACCAATGTAAGAGGTTTTTCTTATCTTATCTCACTTGATATTTTGCATTCTTGGGGATCTTTATTGCTAATTCTAATAACGGAAAATCAaggtaaaaatatcaaaaaaatatgttaaaGTACAAGCCCTTCCTTTCTAATCATAGTTTGTGCACTAATGCTTGTTTTTTCCTATGGAATTTGCAGATGGGAATGGAGGAATGAAGGCAGGAAGTTGCCCTAACAGGGCAGAGTCGTCGCCGCTTGATGACAAGACTAAATCACTGGTTTTGGTAAACTACTTCATGTCTCCTCCAGTCAAGCAATCCGCCTGTGTTCAACATTCCGAAGACCTCATTAACATGCTGCAAACTTGTTACGTGGCGGCTGG
Proteins encoded in this window:
- the LOC131304512 gene encoding PI-PLC X domain-containing protein At5g67130-like produces the protein MGIGKKKHLFLSAVLVLFSVARACSNGQCKLLDGCTTNADCGTGLYCFSCALGFTGSRCVRSAFTDQFKLVNDSLPFNKYAFLTTHNAYAIDGEPSHTGVPRLTVTNQEDSITQQLNNGARALMLDTYDFDGDVWLCHSFGGKCHDYTAFEPAIDTLREIEAFLSANPSEIITIILEDYVHAPNGLTKVFTDAGLMKYWFPVASMPQNGQDWPLVSDMVAKNQRLLVFTSIKSKQASEGIAYQWNFMVENQYGNGGMKAGSCPNRAESSPLDDKTKSLVLVNYFMSPPVKQSACVQHSEDLINMLQTCYVAAGSRWANFVAADYYKRSEGGGTFQAIDTLNGKLLCGCEDVHSCVPGSTSSACNAPSPA